One Bombus fervidus isolate BK054 chromosome 2, iyBomFerv1, whole genome shotgun sequence DNA segment encodes these proteins:
- the Swt1 gene encoding swt1 RNA endoribonuclease isoform X2, whose product MNLQNDEDNEAQFTVSERNPSEGSASEKEITRRNILTAKRFHRKTQIKANEGKETPQMKEIRQKMLKKKEKIIPRSPQSSKSTKDVSKSPPSRLGKISPLSQKTDVYTYSKESYTPQMQILLEKRQGRTSKSSSKKKTEEDRSNVIDKGESPIKTRLRNQNVSKQKNVSEVSSPSESRSQKEVQKSPKVGKRKSSNTSEDIPKVQGRISMKTNLGKERMERLKTSLSSQQCDDNLSHNSPTSSTPAKKFNMPCIFKNTEVRLERLKETYVNNKIANNKSVYTREVKGAANASKDPITAVNDIVKWTYEDSVCEEMSMPSVYKDAEVRLERLRERCSNDKIATNTNLSTPKVKETRNASKNPITTSNDLVKSAYEDAFCEEMDWEPLEDEKIMFEVQAVRTQLCTENNVNTTCNIPSNTSKYPLLSEQQAKRHLYIVVDTNVFLSNIDAVELAREAIFKTYDHSIIIIPWTVIRELDYIKDDNGKSRPISLCFNARKAINYINKLFSSKQSHVIGQTPEDVAKNKERFSIDCPDDEILQTCLQIRDLGKSVVLLSYDVNLCNKAMIYDIVTLGRNDPLEKVDYLNATNVNKPLSNSNNGNRESFSLNSTSIMCEELQLSDEIYEDIKSVIRDFLTVIVGKEMYALYGSSWEKYVIIKPPWTTVTVLQCAVKHWIAATSESFRRAAEYILKELLQIFKDISGPKTLKENSYILDKFNDLVQMVNIDKHSALMLRISKKIDELKDKCREYESQVNNQKLCNAIGVENDVQEQERRAQKAFQYFEAAYVYARDMAGITAKTIGMPCTLHYNVPNPVPSVEFMKKTIPEIAANVNKLECNLSAVIEQAKNSCTDYRTLIHLYQTLITFLPENALIALKLNDVEIEPLDVYCCVKRKEDVLDRGLHQLQELNIHFSRLANY is encoded by the exons ATGAACTTACAAAATGATGAAGATAATGAAGCTCAGTTTACTGTTTCTGAAAGAAATCCATCTGAAGGGAGTGCATCTGAAAAAGAGATCACAAGAAGAAATATACTTACTGCTAAACGTTTCCATAGGAAAACGCAAATTAAAGCTAatgaaggaaaagaaacacctcaaatgaaagaaattcgtcagaaaatgttaaaaaagaaagaaaaaattattcctaGAAGTCCTCAGAGTTCCAAATCAACTAAAGATGTTTCAAAATCACCACCTTCAAGGCTTGGCAAAATTAGTCCACTGTCGCAAAAAACTGATGTTTATACATACTCAAAAGAATCTTATACGCCACAAATGCAAATACTTTTAGAAAAAAGGCAGGGAAGGACATCAAAAAGTAGTtctaaaaaaaagacagaagaaGACAGAAGCAATGTGATAGATAAAGGAGAAAGTCCAATTAAGACACGGTTAAGAAATCAAAATGTATCTAagcaaaaaaatgtttcagagGTTTCATCTCCTTCAGAAAGCAGAAGCCAGAAAGAAGTACAAAAAAGTCCAAAAGTTG GTAAAAGAAAAAGCAGCAATACAAGTGAAGATATTCCAAAAGTGCAAGGTCGAATCTCTATGAAAACAAATTTAGGAAAAGAACGTATGGAAAGATTGAAAACAAGCCTATCATCACAGCAGTGTGATGATAATCTGAGTCATAATAGTCCTACAAGTTCTACTCCTGCAAAGAAATTTA ACATGCCatgcatttttaaaaatacagaagTTAGATTGGAACGTTTGAAGGAgacatatgtaaataataagatTGCTAATAATAAAAGTGTATATACTCGTGAGGTAAAGGGAGCAGCAAATGCATCTAAAGATCCAATAACAGCTGTAAATGATATAGTAAAATGGACCTATGAAGATTCTGTTTGTGAAGAAATGTCCATGCCAAGTGTTTATAAAGACGCAGAAGTTAGATTGGAACGCTTGAGGGAGAGATGTTCGAATGATAAGATTGCCACTAATACAAATTTAAGTACTCCTAAAgtgaaagaaacaagaaatgcATCTAAAAATCCAATAACAACTTCAAATGATTTAGTAAAGTCAGCCTATGAAGATGCTTTTTGTGAGGAAATGGACTGGGAGCCATTGgaagatgaaaaaattatgtttgaa gTTCAAGCTGTTAGAACCCAACTTTGTACAGAAAACAATGTAAATACAACTTGCAATATCCCTAGTAATACTTCGAAATATCCCTTATTATCAGAACAACAAGCAAAAAGGCATTTGTATATTGTTGTTGATACAAATGTTTTTTTGTCAAATATTGATGCTGTTGAACTGGCAAGGGAAGCTATTTTTAAAACTTATGATCattcaataattataataccaTGGACTGTTATACGT GAGCTTGATTATATTAAAGATGATAATGGTAAATCAAGACCAATATCATTATGTTTCAATGCAAGGAAAgctataaattacattaataaacTTTTCTCTTCTAAACAATCTCACGTAATTGGTCAAACACCAGAAGATGTtgcaaaaaataaagaaagattttCCATCGACTGTCCAGATGATGAAATTCTACAGACTTGTTTACAAATTCGTGATTTAGGGAAATCCGTG GtattattatcttatgacgtaaatctttgTAATAAAGCAATGATTTATGATATTGTGACACTTGGAAGAAATGATCCCCTTGAAAAAGTCGACTATCTTAATGCTACCAATGTAAATAAACCATTATCTAATTCTAATAATGGAAATCGAGAAAGTTTCAGTTTGAATTCTACATCAATTATGTGTGAGGAATTGCAGTTATCAGATGAAATATATGAGGACATAAAAAGTGTTATAAGAGACTTTCTAACAGTG atAGTCGGTAAAGAAATGTATGCTTTATATGGATCATCTTGggaaaaatatgttattataaaacCACCTTGGACAACTGTGACTGTTTTACAGTGTGCTGTAAAACATTGGATAGCTGCTACAAGTGAATCATTTCGAAGAGCAGcagaatatattttgaaagaattattacagatatttaaagatatatctg GCCCAAAGACtttgaaagaaaatagttATATCTTGGACAAATTTAATGATCTGGTACAAATGGTTAATATAGATAAACATTCAGCTTTAATGTTACGAATATCTAAAAAAATTGAT GAGTTAAAAGACAAATGTCGTGAATATGAATCTCAAGTAAATAATCAGAAACTATGTAATGCAATCGGAGTTGAAAATGATGTCCAGGAACAAGAACGAAGAGCACAGAAAGcttttcaatatttcgaaGCAGCATATGTTTACGCTCGAGATATGGC TGGTATAACAGCCAAAACAATAGGAATGCCATGCACTTTGCATTACAATGTTCCTAATCCAGTTCCATCTgtagaatttatgaaaaagaCAATACCAGAAATTGCAgcgaatgtaaataaattagaatgcAATCTAAGCGC TGTAATAGAACAAGCCAAAAATTCTTGTACGGACTATCGAAcattaatacatttatatcaGACATTGATAACGTTTCTTCCTGAGAATGCATTAATAGCACTGAAGTTAAACGATGTTGAAATAGAGCCTCTTGATGTATACTGTTGCGTGAAACGGAAGGAGGACGTACTGGATAGGGGTTTACATCAGCTCCAAGAACTCAATATTCATTTTAGTAGATTAGCGAACTACTGA
- the Swt1 gene encoding swt1 RNA endoribonuclease isoform X1 yields the protein MFTWFSTISNMMKHKLPENWSIRNSKRYPHKIYYFNEKTKQSSWDIPTEDQTEQVEKKLGRSAKKRKQSQKMNLQNDEDNEAQFTVSERNPSEGSASEKEITRRNILTAKRFHRKTQIKANEGKETPQMKEIRQKMLKKKEKIIPRSPQSSKSTKDVSKSPPSRLGKISPLSQKTDVYTYSKESYTPQMQILLEKRQGRTSKSSSKKKTEEDRSNVIDKGESPIKTRLRNQNVSKQKNVSEVSSPSESRSQKEVQKSPKVGKRKSSNTSEDIPKVQGRISMKTNLGKERMERLKTSLSSQQCDDNLSHNSPTSSTPAKKFNMPCIFKNTEVRLERLKETYVNNKIANNKSVYTREVKGAANASKDPITAVNDIVKWTYEDSVCEEMSMPSVYKDAEVRLERLRERCSNDKIATNTNLSTPKVKETRNASKNPITTSNDLVKSAYEDAFCEEMDWEPLEDEKIMFEVQAVRTQLCTENNVNTTCNIPSNTSKYPLLSEQQAKRHLYIVVDTNVFLSNIDAVELAREAIFKTYDHSIIIIPWTVIRELDYIKDDNGKSRPISLCFNARKAINYINKLFSSKQSHVIGQTPEDVAKNKERFSIDCPDDEILQTCLQIRDLGKSVVLLSYDVNLCNKAMIYDIVTLGRNDPLEKVDYLNATNVNKPLSNSNNGNRESFSLNSTSIMCEELQLSDEIYEDIKSVIRDFLTVIVGKEMYALYGSSWEKYVIIKPPWTTVTVLQCAVKHWIAATSESFRRAAEYILKELLQIFKDISGPKTLKENSYILDKFNDLVQMVNIDKHSALMLRISKKIDELKDKCREYESQVNNQKLCNAIGVENDVQEQERRAQKAFQYFEAAYVYARDMAGITAKTIGMPCTLHYNVPNPVPSVEFMKKTIPEIAANVNKLECNLSAVIEQAKNSCTDYRTLIHLYQTLITFLPENALIALKLNDVEIEPLDVYCCVKRKEDVLDRGLHQLQELNIHFSRLANY from the exons ATGTTTACATGGTTTTCGACTATTTCAAATATGATGAAACATAAGTTACCGGAAAATTGGAGTATACGAAATTCAAAGAGATATccgcataaaatatattattttaatgaaaaaacaaaGCAATCATCTTGGGATATCCCGACAGAAGATCAGACAGAACAA gTTGAAAAGAAATTAGGTCGATCTGCTAAAAAACGTAAACAATCACAAAAGATGAACTTACAAAATGATGAAGATAATGAAGCTCAGTTTACTGTTTCTGAAAGAAATCCATCTGAAGGGAGTGCATCTGAAAAAGAGATCACAAGAAGAAATATACTTACTGCTAAACGTTTCCATAGGAAAACGCAAATTAAAGCTAatgaaggaaaagaaacacctcaaatgaaagaaattcgtcagaaaatgttaaaaaagaaagaaaaaattattcctaGAAGTCCTCAGAGTTCCAAATCAACTAAAGATGTTTCAAAATCACCACCTTCAAGGCTTGGCAAAATTAGTCCACTGTCGCAAAAAACTGATGTTTATACATACTCAAAAGAATCTTATACGCCACAAATGCAAATACTTTTAGAAAAAAGGCAGGGAAGGACATCAAAAAGTAGTtctaaaaaaaagacagaagaaGACAGAAGCAATGTGATAGATAAAGGAGAAAGTCCAATTAAGACACGGTTAAGAAATCAAAATGTATCTAagcaaaaaaatgtttcagagGTTTCATCTCCTTCAGAAAGCAGAAGCCAGAAAGAAGTACAAAAAAGTCCAAAAGTTG GTAAAAGAAAAAGCAGCAATACAAGTGAAGATATTCCAAAAGTGCAAGGTCGAATCTCTATGAAAACAAATTTAGGAAAAGAACGTATGGAAAGATTGAAAACAAGCCTATCATCACAGCAGTGTGATGATAATCTGAGTCATAATAGTCCTACAAGTTCTACTCCTGCAAAGAAATTTA ACATGCCatgcatttttaaaaatacagaagTTAGATTGGAACGTTTGAAGGAgacatatgtaaataataagatTGCTAATAATAAAAGTGTATATACTCGTGAGGTAAAGGGAGCAGCAAATGCATCTAAAGATCCAATAACAGCTGTAAATGATATAGTAAAATGGACCTATGAAGATTCTGTTTGTGAAGAAATGTCCATGCCAAGTGTTTATAAAGACGCAGAAGTTAGATTGGAACGCTTGAGGGAGAGATGTTCGAATGATAAGATTGCCACTAATACAAATTTAAGTACTCCTAAAgtgaaagaaacaagaaatgcATCTAAAAATCCAATAACAACTTCAAATGATTTAGTAAAGTCAGCCTATGAAGATGCTTTTTGTGAGGAAATGGACTGGGAGCCATTGgaagatgaaaaaattatgtttgaa gTTCAAGCTGTTAGAACCCAACTTTGTACAGAAAACAATGTAAATACAACTTGCAATATCCCTAGTAATACTTCGAAATATCCCTTATTATCAGAACAACAAGCAAAAAGGCATTTGTATATTGTTGTTGATACAAATGTTTTTTTGTCAAATATTGATGCTGTTGAACTGGCAAGGGAAGCTATTTTTAAAACTTATGATCattcaataattataataccaTGGACTGTTATACGT GAGCTTGATTATATTAAAGATGATAATGGTAAATCAAGACCAATATCATTATGTTTCAATGCAAGGAAAgctataaattacattaataaacTTTTCTCTTCTAAACAATCTCACGTAATTGGTCAAACACCAGAAGATGTtgcaaaaaataaagaaagattttCCATCGACTGTCCAGATGATGAAATTCTACAGACTTGTTTACAAATTCGTGATTTAGGGAAATCCGTG GtattattatcttatgacgtaaatctttgTAATAAAGCAATGATTTATGATATTGTGACACTTGGAAGAAATGATCCCCTTGAAAAAGTCGACTATCTTAATGCTACCAATGTAAATAAACCATTATCTAATTCTAATAATGGAAATCGAGAAAGTTTCAGTTTGAATTCTACATCAATTATGTGTGAGGAATTGCAGTTATCAGATGAAATATATGAGGACATAAAAAGTGTTATAAGAGACTTTCTAACAGTG atAGTCGGTAAAGAAATGTATGCTTTATATGGATCATCTTGggaaaaatatgttattataaaacCACCTTGGACAACTGTGACTGTTTTACAGTGTGCTGTAAAACATTGGATAGCTGCTACAAGTGAATCATTTCGAAGAGCAGcagaatatattttgaaagaattattacagatatttaaagatatatctg GCCCAAAGACtttgaaagaaaatagttATATCTTGGACAAATTTAATGATCTGGTACAAATGGTTAATATAGATAAACATTCAGCTTTAATGTTACGAATATCTAAAAAAATTGAT GAGTTAAAAGACAAATGTCGTGAATATGAATCTCAAGTAAATAATCAGAAACTATGTAATGCAATCGGAGTTGAAAATGATGTCCAGGAACAAGAACGAAGAGCACAGAAAGcttttcaatatttcgaaGCAGCATATGTTTACGCTCGAGATATGGC TGGTATAACAGCCAAAACAATAGGAATGCCATGCACTTTGCATTACAATGTTCCTAATCCAGTTCCATCTgtagaatttatgaaaaagaCAATACCAGAAATTGCAgcgaatgtaaataaattagaatgcAATCTAAGCGC TGTAATAGAACAAGCCAAAAATTCTTGTACGGACTATCGAAcattaatacatttatatcaGACATTGATAACGTTTCTTCCTGAGAATGCATTAATAGCACTGAAGTTAAACGATGTTGAAATAGAGCCTCTTGATGTATACTGTTGCGTGAAACGGAAGGAGGACGTACTGGATAGGGGTTTACATCAGCTCCAAGAACTCAATATTCATTTTAGTAGATTAGCGAACTACTGA
- the Phyhd1 gene encoding phytanoyl-CoA dioxygenase domain containing 1 — protein MKDIRSQFEKNGFVVLEDFFQPEEIDELKSCGEEFTTNLPPENERKVFSTLELQQNKDKYFLDSGNKISMFFEAEALEDNGKLKVHPRVSLNKVGHALHWLHPTFKKYTFDERVKEAAFQLDYQEPAICQSMYIYKNPGVGSEVIMHQDATYLYTEPVKLVGFWIALEDATQENGCLWIAPGSHKSGVHRRYVRNKDTESKELLVYDRAAPCYQLSNFRPIPVSKGTCILIHGQVVHFSYPNKSDKSRHAYTFHVIETQHTSYSKENWLQPPPGGFLKLYRN, from the exons ATGAAGGATATCCGCTCGCAG TTTGAGAAAAATGGCTTCGTCGTCCTGGAAGATTTCTTCCAACCAGAAGAGATCGACGAACTCAAATCTTGCGGAGAAGAATTCACTACCAACTTACCTCCGGAAAATGAAAGGAAAGTTTTCAGTACGCTAGAATTGCAACAG aataaagataaatattttctggaCAGTGGTAACAAAATCAGTATGTTCTTTGAGGCTGAAGCTTTAGAGGataatggaaaattgaaagttCATCCTCGAGTGTCCTTAAATAAG GTAGGTCACGCCCTGCACTGGCTTCACCCTACattcaaaaaatatacttttgatGAAAGAGTTAAAGAAGCAGCTTTCCAATTGGATTATCAAGAACCAGCTATTTGTCAGTCGATGTACATTTACAAAAATCCAGGAGTTGGATCAGAAG taataatgcACCAAGATGCAACATATTTGTACACGGAACCAGTGAAGCTTGTTGGTTTCTGGATCGCTTTGGAAGATGCTACTCAGGAAAATGGATGTTTATGGATCGCACCGGGTTCTCATAAGAGCGGTGTTCATCGACGTTATGTAAGGAATAAGGATACAGAATCCAAGGAACTGTTAGTCTACGACAGAGCTGCACCTTGTTATCAGCTTAGTAATTTTCGACCAATCCCAGTTAGCAAAGGAACCTGCATTCTCATTCACGGACAAGTAGTACATTTTTCATATCCAAACAAATCCGATAAATCAAGGCACGCTTACACGTTTCACGTAATCGAGACGCAACACACCTCCTATTCGAAAGAAAACTGGCTGCAACCACCTCCAGGAGGATTTCTAAAGTTGtacagaaattaa